The Sorghum bicolor cultivar BTx623 chromosome 6, Sorghum_bicolor_NCBIv3, whole genome shotgun sequence genome contains the following window.
GGTGATGGATTTCCAAAGCCAAGACGGAGACGACGACTGCAACGACAGCGGCGGCTGCGATGATGGCCACAGCGACGACGAGGGCACGTCACCGACGTTTGAGCGAAGCCTGACCAGCATCCGAAGTAAGTCCCTGCTTTCCATTTGGCTCCATTGTGAAGCGAACTCCGTCGTTGACTCAGTTACTCTAGCGTCATGCAAGGTTGAGCTGCTCCGTTTCGTGTGCATAtgtttttttcccttttttttataTGATGGTATGAATCTCTCACGCACAACGTAGCTAGTTGACACGCACAAGTTGTTACTATTAGCAGTATCTGACGACCCCGGGCGGCTTTCTACACAAAACCTTTTCTCTGCTGTGAGCCTGCAAATCTGTACTACAAGCCTGTTCGCTGTCCACAAAACGTTGTGGCAGAAAATAtcatttattgatttattataataaaaaaatacagttaactgacagaaaaaatataacttataaaataaatttggacaTGCTAAAAAAAagcctatggccttgtttagttcgcaaaattttaggtttttggctactgtagcactttcgtttttatttgacaaacattatccaatcacggagtaactaggctcaaaagatgtatctcacaaatttcagttaaactgtgtaattagtttttatttttatctttatttaatgctccatgcatgcgaccaaaaattcgatgtgacggggaatcttgaaaatttttgcgaactaaacaaggcctatacttCGAGCTACGGGTGCAGTCaagctgaggccttgtttagttcgcaaaatttttcgtttttggagactgtagcatttcgtttttatttgacaaacattgtctaatcacggagtaactaggctcaaaagattcatctcactaattacaggtaaactgtataattagtttttattttcgtctatatttaatgctctatgcatgcgaccaaatatTCGATTTGactaggaatcttgaaaatttttatgaactaaacaaggcctgagccaCTTTTTCCATCCAGACAATCGATCAATCTAGGCCAGTAGGCCACGAAACTGCGAGCACGCACGCGTGCATTTGGACGCGCACGACCCGTTGGCGTGTTACTGTTTAGATCGACCATGTCGGTAGCCCGTCGCTGTCGATCCTAGCTTTTTATCTGCCCTAGGACTAGGAGAGATCACGCATGGGCGAACCGTTGGAGAACAGTGCAGCGAGCAGGTCTCCATGCATGGCGAAAAAATAATTAATGGCGCGTAGTGTACAAACCGAACAAAAAAAGACGCGACGTTGATTGCCGACCGGAACGTATAATTGGAGCTCGAACGTAGAATAAATGGTTGCGTGGGAGTTTGTACATGTATTGGCACTGTCAGGTTAAattaaacaaacaaacaaatatGATTCCCATAGGCAATGCGGCTAGAAGTCCATACTGTACAATGCATATGAATCATGATATTCCGGTCCagattgtaaagtgcaaagcgAAAGGGATACGGCAGAATAATCGCTTTGGCAATTAATAAATACATCGTCATCACTCATCAGCTTATGGCCAGTGGTTGCAAGGTATACCGTCCACCTGACCTGATGATGCCTGCTGGATTCTACCTCCTCCACATATGTACATGCATGTACTATACAAGTAGCCTTTGACTCGAAAAAAGAGAGATGATATACTATATTTTTCAGAGATTCAGAGAAGTATAACAACAAGCTTCTTAgacactaaggtcttgtttagatccaaaaactttttgaattttgacactgtaacactttcgtttttatttgacaaacattgtctaatcataaagtaactaggcttaaaagattcgtctcgtgatttacaggtaaactgtacaattagttatcttttttatctatatttaatgtttcatgcatgtatcacaagattcgatgtaatacggaatcttgtaaagttttggatttttgggtgcatctaaacaaggcctaaattaaaACGGTGCAGTTAAGAACGGTATCCAACCTGTCAGTTCGAGTCGTTCTCCTAGATCTTTTTTCTGTCTTTTTTTCATATATGATTGCCTACTTTGGAAATCATACATTAGCTCCCCGTGTGTCGTGGACCGAAATGTGCATGGATTTAGCCCGTGTTTTAAGTTATTCGGTTGTTGGGAATCTTGTGCGCGTTCATTATTAGTTCATGACGAGACATATGAGAGTTGATCATATCATCATATATATACTCTGGCCGGTGCCTAAAGATTTGTTTGGTTGCCGAGCAGATATTCTTTGGGCAACCAAAAGAAGCCAGCAATTAAGCCGACAGAGCCCAGAGGCCATGGGCCGCAAGGCCCACAAGCCAATATCATCGTGTGTTTTGTTGCGACTCATGATGTCTGGTGCCCTTTTCAGCTGTCGCTAATCACTTTAGTTTCGAGATAGCATTAGTACTCAAACCAACCTCATTTTTTATCAAATACTCTCTCCATACTAAATTACAAGACGTTCCCAAAATGTTAGAGAGTCAAAtgatcttaagtttgaccatatatatatatatatatatatatatatatatatatatatatatatatatatatatcattagattctttattgattatatttttataatacatCTCTGTTTGATGTTATAAGTCTTTATAATTTCTGTATagttttagtcaaacttaagatatttTAATTCTTCATGATTTTTGAAATATCTTGTAACTTGAAATGGAGCACAGTTTCACTAGTCACCCACTCACCCCTGCCTAGCTGATGTATAAATTTTTGTTCCACAGGAGCAAGCCAGCAGTTGCTGGACAGAATCCGGCGATTCGAGCAGCTGGCGGAGCTGGACACTTCCGACGTGGACGACGCCACCACGACCGCGGATGACACGAGCTACCACGCCGGGGAACTGGACTCAGCCGGAGGCGATGAAGACGCTGAACGTGGGCTTGTACAGCAGGACCTGCCACTGCCAGGACTCCCGGTCCCGGAAGCGGGCTCGCCGTGTGCCGCCCACAGCTTCAggaagcttctagaagattTCTTTCGTGAAGGCCTGTCCTCGTGCCATGCTGGAGGGTCGAACGACTCGGACCTCGAGACGTCATTGCTGGAGACTGCCAAGGCGTGGCTGGATGGGCGACATTACTGCGCCCCGAGGTCGGATCAGAAGGCGGAGGTGGAGGGGATCGAGCAGCTTGGACGGTGGAGATGTTTCAGAGAAGATGAACATGAGCTGTTGAGCTTTGACGTGGAGGGTGATATATTCTGCTGTTTGATCGAAGAATTAGTTGAGGAATTGTGCTGATCGTTGAAGATTTTGTGGTCTTGCACGTTGTCAAAAATGTTTACTGGAAACTTTTACATATTCACGTCCCGGGTCTTGAGATATCCCGCCAAAGGGAGTTACTAGTTAGCTATTAGTACTTCAGAGTTCAGAGAATTCCAAACATGAGCACGGTTGCTTACCCGATCTGTAATAACGCTCTGCTTTATGAGCACAAAtataggccttatttagatgtTAAATCTTTTTGGATTTGACTACTGTagtttttcgtttgtattatccaattatagactaactagacttaaaaaattcgtctcgtaaattacagacaaactgtataattaattttttatttatatttaatgtttcatgtatttgtcataagatttgatgtgatgaaaagTCTTGAAAAGTTTTCAAAACAAAGCTGTAATCAGAAGGATCAATCACTGTTTAGAGTTGTTGTGTAGGTTAACATCATTCGGATTTTggcaccgtagcattttcgtttttatttgacaaatattatccaattatggactaactagggccttgtttagttccgaaaaaatttcagatttcactactgtagcattttcgtttttatttgacaaatattatccaatcatgaactaactaggatcaaaagattcgtatcgcgatttacagataaactgtgtaattagtttttattttcgtttatatttaatgcttcatgcatgtgccgcaagattcgatgtaacggagaatcttgaaaattttttggatttcgggttgaactaaacaaggcctaggttcaaaagattcatctcatgatttaaaggcaaactgtgcaattaatttttattttcgtatatatctaatgcttcatgcatgtggtttaagatttgatgtgacggagaatattgaaaagtttttttttttttttttttcgttGACTAAAGTCACGAGGTTGCAATTGCAAGTTGGCAGTTTGCCACACGTTCGATTTGCGGCTTTGTTTAGCTGACGCGTGGGGGCCGCACAACCAGCACGGGATTCGCTTCGTCTGTTGCGCTTGCGCCGCGCCGCCAGCTTCCCCACGCAGCCAGCAGCCACCCCTCCGCCTCTCACGGTCTCACCGCCGTCTTCTTCCCAAATCCGGTGTTTCGATTCCACTGCCTGGCACGACGCAGGACGCAGCAGCAGCACTCCTAGTCCTTGTCCGCTTCTGCGCAGTCCCACTCGCCTACTACTACTAGCCCCCTCCCGCTTTTCTCCGCAATCTACAGCTTTGCTTCTCCCGGCTCCAGCGGCTAGGGTTTGGGGAGTGCGAGGTGAGGCGGCATGACGACGCGGGGAGCCAAGCGCGCCGCGACCTCCGACCCCGCCGCACCCGATGTACGCTCTCGTCCATTTCTCCCCCGTCTGAATCGCGTTTCTCCACGGCGATGTGTACCGTTTGTTTGGGGGCACCTAGTGTAGTGAGAAGATGTGGATCTTGCATTCTTGTGGTGTGGAAAAGCTTATTCTGTTTATTAGCTTTCGGCTCCGGATACTGATTCAATCTGGTTGATTGGTGAAAACTGAAAAGTAACATGTAGCTGGCAAGGTTGGGCAGTGACGTAGTGTTTTGATTTGGGGGAACATCAAGGTCATCGTGGTGGAGCTGGTCAAAAATCATGTATTCAAATTCGTGGTTACTGTGCACCTAGAAGCTTTAGGGCGTTTTAATGCTCTTCGTTGGATTTTTTTCTGCAGTATGTATGGTATTTTGAGTGATGGAATTTAGAACTAGAGCCAAGCATTACTTTCAGCTGGAAAGAAGATGGAAAGAAAGTAGCAGCATATACAGGACATGATTGCCCCTTAATCGCTCTAAACTACTCCCTTcaacccaaattataagttgttcTAGCTTTTTTAGATACACAAccttatctagaaaagccagaatgacttataatttggaagggAGGGGGTAG
Protein-coding sequences here:
- the LOC8057609 gene encoding uncharacterized protein LOC8057609 codes for the protein MDNMELEGRPRQPLMLKEWLELEYSAELSRDDGFGCYPRHLATEARTRTRSAGCRRRRRNGDVIARVSAAVRAALSRPPPSASARKGLRVVGFWKKRRGEVEEMDRHRPVASCSATAASSARNDGASSPAATSPRRRMGRESSQAGGDRAGLNGGRRSHDTAVEVEGGERKATCHLDEERGQEQRLSPVSVMDFQSQDGDDDCNDSGGCDDGHSDDEGTSPTFERSLTSIRRASQQLLDRIRRFEQLAELDTSDVDDATTTADDTSYHAGELDSAGGDEDAERGLVQQDLPLPGLPVPEAGSPCAAHSFRKLLEDFFREGLSSCHAGGSNDSDLETSLLETAKAWLDGRHYCAPRSDQKAEVEGIEQLGRWRCFREDEHELLSFDVEGDIFCCLIEELVEELC